The proteins below are encoded in one region of Haloarcula marismortui ATCC 43049:
- a CDS encoding PadR family transcriptional regulator, with translation MFDLTSFQRDLLYVVYGLDGPHGLAIKEEMEEYYEGEIHHGRLYPSLDTLADKGLIEKAQKDRRTNIYSVARRGEREIAARNEWEQQYGTSELSG, from the coding sequence ATGTTTGACCTCACCAGTTTTCAACGTGACCTGCTGTATGTGGTGTACGGTCTAGACGGCCCACATGGCCTCGCAATCAAAGAGGAGATGGAGGAATACTATGAGGGAGAAATCCATCATGGGAGGCTGTACCCGAGCCTTGACACACTTGCCGACAAAGGGCTCATTGAGAAGGCACAAAAAGACAGACGAACCAACATCTACTCAGTCGCGCGACGTGGCGAACGAGAGATAGCTGCTCGAAACGAGTGGGAACAACAGTACGGAACGAGTGAGCTTTCTGGATAA
- a CDS encoding DUF7389 domain-containing protein has product MSEESDTEPDAAPDSVEKVERTDFGCSMEARMKRGTGTRDEDSMTIKSKGETAEETIAEFYKLLEEYDQEISGRLRDVQPEEDEAGED; this is encoded by the coding sequence ATGTCAGAAGAATCAGACACAGAGCCGGATGCGGCTCCAGACTCAGTTGAAAAGGTCGAACGAACGGACTTTGGGTGCAGTATGGAGGCCCGGATGAAACGAGGAACCGGGACGCGAGACGAAGACAGTATGACGATCAAGTCGAAGGGTGAGACTGCCGAGGAGACGATTGCGGAGTTTTACAAGCTCCTAGAAGAGTACGACCAGGAGATCAGTGGTCGGCTTCGGGATGTTCAGCCCGAGGAGGACGAGGCAGGCGAGGATTAA